GAAATGCTGCGCCTCTGCAAATTGCAGGGCATTGATAACCGGTAATTTTTTTACGATGCGCTGAAAACTGAATACCGGGTTGTAGCTGATGGTGAACTTCCCGGATTTGGCGGACTTTGTAGTGATGATCACCACGCCGTTTGCTCCTCTTGATCCGTAGATAGCAGTGGCGGATGCATCTTTGAGTATTTCGATCGAAGCGATATCGTTCGAACTCAGATTGAGGTTGGAACCGCCAAATTGCGGGAACCCGTCAATCACATATAACGGCTCGTTGCTGGCCGATATGGAAGAGCCGCCACGGATACTGATATTGACTTCTGCGCCGGGAGCCCCATCGTTCGATACAACCTGTACACCGGCTGCACGGCCCTGCAATGCCTGGTTTAACGATATGTTGGTGTTTTTCTCAAGCTGCTCGCCGCTCACGGATGCCACGGAACCTGTAAGGTCTTCTCTCTTTCGCGTGCCATAGCCGATCACTACAATATCATCCAGCCTGGAAATATTGGGTGTCAGCGTAACGTCCAGTTGGCCATTGCCGGCTACCGGCCTTTCCTGTGGCATAAATCCAACATAGGAGAACTGCAGGGTGGCCGGCTTATTGTTTACTAAAATGCGGTAACGACCGTCTGCATCTGTAATTGTATGATTGCTGGTGCCTTTTACAGACACTGTTGTGCCTGGCATGGGTTTTCCTTCTTCATCCCTTACAGTACCGCGTACAGTGTCTGTTGCAGGGGCGGCAGGCGGTAATGTATTTTCAGCTTTTTCTTTACGTTTGATGCTGATCACTTTGCTGCCAACGATCTCATACACCAAAGGCTGATTGGCAAAGATGAGGTTCAGCGTTGGCCGGAGAGCGGCATTTTTTACTTCGATGCTTACCGGCTTGCTCTCTTTTAATAGTTCATTGTCATAAAACACACTGAAGCCGCTTTGTTTTTTTATGGACTGCAAAACTTTTTTCAGTGTGGCTTCTTTTTCAGAAAGAGTAATGGACTGTGCCGCGCAAATACCTGACCAGCATAGCAAAGCAGCAAGAAGGAGAAATGAGATGATGCATCGCCATACAGGCTGCACAAAAAAATTGCAGTAAGCAATTAAAACCATAAATTTGTCTTTTGGTTGCAAATAATAATTAAGTCCTCACGACTTCTATGTTGTTGTACCAGATGTTGCCGGAAGTGCCTGATCTCACTTCCGGTTTTTTATTGTATGACCTTTTCTTTCATAGTGGATGTTCTTTTTTGCATAGTAAGTGTAGTATTGAAATAACGTGGTTTATGGCATAACGATGAGCGTTTTGTGTTCTGCATCTATCGTAAAATGAATATTATTGATCTCGAACAATCTAAGCAATTCGGATAAGCTGGCGCTGCGCGGGATGTCGCCGGAAAACTCCCGCCGGGGAATATCCCCTCTGTATTCTACTTTTATATCGTACCATCGTTCCACCTGTCGCATGATCGTTTTCAGATCCGCATCCACGAAGGACTGTATGCCGTTTTTCCAGGCTACCACATGCTCGGTATCTACTTTGTCAACCACACTGATATTGTTCCCGGATGATAAACGGCTTTGCTGACCCGGCTTTAGCACAACCCTTTCCCTGCCCCTGCTGAACCTCACAGAACCTTCCAGCAGCGTGGTTTCCAGTTTTGATTCATTTTCATAGGCCATCACGTTGAAATGAGTACCGAGCACTTCTATTGCCGCATCATTCACCTTCACGATGAATGGTCTGGTTTTGTCTCTTGCTACTTCAAAATAAACTTCGCCGGTAATTTCCACTTCTCTTAGGGTTGGGCCGAATGTGGAAGGGAACCTGACAGAGCTGGCGGCATTTAGCCACACCTCGCTGCCGTCCGGCAGGGAGAGTTTTTGTTGCCGGGCATTAGGTGTTTGCAGTGTATAATATTCAATGCTGCCGCTGGAGAGAGTGCTATCGAAGGCCAGCCCTTCATCTGTTTTAGCAACCGCATTTCCGGCAGCTACCTGTATATTGCCATTACTGAAGGTGTCAATTAAAATAGTTTTACCGTTGCTCAATGTAAGTACAGCGCCGACTGTTCCAGGTTTTATGTCGTTGGTAATGCTATGGGTGGGATCGATTTTCGCTTTTCTGTTGCCCATTAGAATATAAACGATGGATGATGTAATTAACAGAACAGCCGCAGCCGCTGTAAGCCTGCGCAGCAATGGATTCCGACTTTTCAATGGTACGACCGGTGTTCTTCGCGCATTGATCTGCTGCAGTACTCTTTTCCGGTGAGCTTCCCTGTCTGTAGCAATGCTTGCAGGCACATTCAAGGCATCATCTTCGGAAATGTTATTGTACCAGGCAGCATACTCTTCCTCTTCAGCGGGAGTTATGGTACCATTTAACCATTTTTCCGCCAGCAATAAGTAGCGCTCATTGTGTAAAGAGTCGTTCATAAGTGGAAAGCGTGTACATAATAGGCAATCGACAGGAACAAAACCCTATATGTGCGTGAAATTTTTTTTGGGGGGGCTGTTAGGGCAGGATAGTCAGCATGCTGGCTGTCAATTGATTAAAGGCTTTCCGCAGGGATTTTAGTGCCCGGGAGAGATTGGCCTCCACTGCCTTTTTTGATACATTCAGGCGGGCGGCGATTTCGTTTTGAGAAAGGCCTTCTTCCCGGCTTAGCTGGTAAGTAATACGGCATTTTTCCGGTAATGCCGACACCAGCCGGGATAATTTGTGCTTCAATTCCTTAAACCGGAGCCACTCTTCCGTATCACTACCCTGAGGTGGGTTGTGATGAACGGCGTATTGCTGGTACTCCATAGCCCGCTTTAGCTTTGCCTGCGCATTGATGACCTTGTATTTTATACTGACGGCCAGGTAAGGCTCCAGGCCGGTGGTGATGTCAAGCTCTTCCCTGCGTTTCCAAAGATCAAGAAAAACGTCCTGTACCATTTCCTCGGCAATGGCCAGATCACGAAACTTGATGCCGGCGATGAACAAAAGCCTGTCCCAATAACGATTGTACATGGCAGTAAATGCCTTGTCGTCTCCTTTTTTGAGCAGTTCAAGTAAGAGCGTATCGCTTTGGCAGTCGTAGTTCATGAATGGAACGTGAAATAACCTGACAAATGTAATAGAATTTCGAGGAAAAAATCCTGGGCTACAAGGATGTATGATTTATGCACCTGCCGGACCTCCGTTTGCTTACAGGGAGAAAGGTCTTATCTGTTACGAACACACGGGAATGATTAAGAGATAAGCCGGAATTCCAGACACGGAAAAGATGCTACAGGTTCGAATCCCGGCAAAACCGATATAAGAACGCCCCAGCTGTTGCCAGGGCGTCTTTCTTTATTCAATTGACTTTCTATTAAAGTGAGTTATGAGCCTCTTTATCCCTAAAAAGTCCGGTATTCGCCTGATAGATATTTATTCGCTTCCTCTTCTTTGAAACGGGCATTTGCGCCATCCCAGTTAAGCGTTTGGTTCGGGAAGCGCGCTGCGATAACACCCAGTAAAATTACTTCCGTAAGTTTCGCCGCATAAGAGAACGGTGCACTGCACTTAGATTTGCCGAGACAAGCGTCCACAAATTCGTGATAGTGTTTGTCCCCCTCAATATCGTAGCTGACAGTAGGTTTACCGGCTTCTCCCGCGGAGTCGAATTTGTTCAGGTCTATTTTTTCGTACTTGTTGCTGACAATCAACCTAGGCAGCTGCATGAAATGGGGTAGCAATAAGCGTTGGCCATTTTCACCGATAAACATGGCTCCCTGGTCAGGCAGTGCATCTCCGCCGGGTAGCGCCAACTCATCCTGCAGTTCCGGCGCTCCTTTGCCATCATACCAAACCCACTCCAGGGTTTTGGCGGTATATTCCGTTCCGGGGAAAATGTAAGTCACATGGTTCTTTTCAGCATGCCCAAAGTCGTTGGGCTGACGAGATTCATTTTTCACCGTTAAAGGAACACTTAACTTCAATGCATTGTACGGCGTATCGAAGATGTGAACGCCCATGTCACCTAAAGTACCACAGCCATAGTCAACACACCGGCGCCAGTTGCCCGGATGATAGAATCCATTTTTATAGGGTCGTTCTTTAGCCGTACCCAGCCACAGGTTCCAATCCAGCCCTTCAGGCACAGGATCACTTCCTTCGGGCACCGGCCCATCATAGCCCCAAACTTTTGGTGACCATGCTATTACTTTTTTTACCTTTCCGATAATTCCTTTTTGAATGAGAATAGTAGCCAGTTTGTAATCATAGAAAGAGTGCACCTGGATGCCCATTTGTGTGATCAGTTTCTTCTCAGCGGCCACTGCCTCCATTTTACGGGACTCTGAAATATAGTGCGTAAGGGGCTTCTGGCAATAGACATTTTTATTCATCTCCATCGCCATAAGTGATACGGGCGCATGTGCGTGATCGGGGGTTGACACTACAACAGCATCGATATCCCCTCCCATACTCCTGAACATTTCCCTGTAGTCTGCAAATATTCTGGCGTTGGGATATTTTGCCTTTACGGCCGCCAGCTTACTGGCGTCAACATCACAAAGCGCGACCACATCTACAGAAGGATGGGATGCAATACTTTTCAGATCGTTAACGCCCATTGCACCCAGGCCTACCTGGGCAATCCTCAATTTCTTATCGGAGCTGAATGCCAGCGACCTGAACGGCAGCAAAAAAGCCAGACTTCCGGCTGCTGTGTTTTTAAGGAAACTTCTTCTATTCATGTTCATGAGCCAGGGTTTCTATTGATTTTGGTAATTACCCAAATATAATAAAGTAGAAAGAAAAACTACCATTATTATGTATTCGTCACCTATCGGGTAAATAAGTAAAATATTATATTTGACCAGCTACACCTGAAAAATTCTGGAATTTCTGTGCAAGGACTAAATCTACGCAATGTTTACGGGATATAGCGCAGCCCGGTAGCGCGCTTTGTTCGGGACGAAGGAGCCGCTGGTTCGAATCCAGTCATCCCGACGAAAAAAAGGAATGGAAATGTGTTCTTTTCTTTATTCTTTACTTATTTAGAACTTCCCAGCGAAAATAGAAAAAGCGGTCAAAACCGCCTTTTGCTCTTTGCAGTATAAGAAGCGCCACGTATTTTATTATACAGCTAGCTCGTTACTTTTAAAGTTTGAATAAGTCCATCTTTTATATCAAAATGAAATTTTAAGATAATCGGACTTCCATCAAATGTTCCTGAACACTCTGCAGATAAAACGCTTGTTTTACCTTCATGAGCTATTGACAGAGGCTTCATTACCGATTTATACTTTTTATTTGCTTCTTCGATCCACTCCTGGATAGCTTTTCTTCCAGTATGCGTTTTCCCTTCGTCAAACGCAACGGCTGTTTCTGTAAAACAGTTAGCATAAGCCAGACTGTCGTATTGGTTTTGAGCCGTTACTAAGTCAGTTATTACTTTTGGTAAATTCATGATTTGTTTTTTTTATTGGATATTAAATTGTTGGTAGTGTGCCGCCATCGATGACGAATTCTGTCCCTGTTAGATAGTTCGCTTTCGGAGAAACCAGAAACCCAACCAGTTCAGCTACTTCTTCGGGCTCTGCTGGTCTTCCGAAGGGTATTCCACCCAAGGCATCTATAACGCTTTGTTGAGCCTCCTCAATAGAACAATTTGAACTATGGGCGATCCGTTCCAAAAAATATTTGACATTTTCAGTCCTGATCCATCCTGGAGAAACTGTCAGTACCCGCACCCCTTTAGGAGTCACCTCTTTCGATAACCCTTTGCTGTAATTGATCAGGCCAGCCTTAGCTGCCGCATATGGAAGCGTTGCATCATATAAGGGAAGCCGCCCCTGGATAGAAGCAATATGAATGATCACCCCGTTTTTCTGCTCAAGCATTTGCGGTAAAAATCCACGGTCTAATCTCACTGGTGCCAGTAGATTTGTTTGCAGGGTTTTCTCCCAGTCTTTATCGGTTAAAACCGCAAAACCACCTCCCGGGGTTTCCGACGCTCCCAGGTTATTTATAAGGATGTCGAGTTTTTTGTGTTTTGACAAGACTTCGTCCACCACTTTTTGTGTTCCCGGTTCCGTACTCAGATCTGCTGAAATAAAATGCAGGTTTTTGGTTAGATTTTCAGGTGCGTTCCTTGCGGTAATAATAACAGTTGCGCCAGCCTGTAGCAGCCTTTCTGCAATTGCCCTTCCGGCTCCCTTTGTTCCTCCTGTTACCAATGCAATTTTACCATTTAACTCATTGTTGTAATTCATACTGTTTTCTTTTAAAATTGATACTGCAATTTCAGACGTATGAGCTGCTAAAACAATTACGGGGAATCGAATTGCATAGGGATAAATTTGTCCCATATTGTATTTATAAGAACAATAGGTTAATTTTATACAATGCACGAAAGAAAAACTCCTTTAAATTTGAATTGCGGCCTTGACCTGATAGGCGAGGTTTTGTATGGCAAATGGAAGATCCGTTTACTTTGGTTTATTAACGAAGGGCATAAACGTCCGAGTGAATTGCAAAGAAAAATCCCAGATGCATCACGAAGAGTTTTGAATGTACAGTTAAACGAACTTGAAGCTCACGACTTAATTAAAAAGAAAGTGTTCGCAGCGGCTCCTCCCAAAGTGGAATATTCTATGACACCTTTTGGAAAAACAATAATTCCTATCATCGGGGCTTTAGGTAAATGGGGCGATGAAAACGAGAAAAGATTACGTGATCTTATCCTGAATAGTAAAATAAAACTGCATGCAGAGAATTATAACAGTATTAAACAACGTAAAGCCATCAAATACGATTAAGCAATTTAATTCAATACATCCATCTCTTCACTTCTACTGATTAGTATAAAAACTCCTTTTGTCAAAACAACCCAAAATACAGCGCTAAAGATATAGCTGCATTAAATGTATTATCCGACAAGTGGAAAAAATGCATAATATGGATTCAATGGGTACTTTACTTAGAGATGATGTAGGCTTTGTTATTGTTGGCGGTAAGTTCATTTTTCTCTTGCAGCAATCAATTTATCTAAAAACTTTAAGTAAAGATCTGTTGAAGTTTGCCTGCCATAATCATATTTAGTTTTGAATGCGATTACTAAATCAAGTTTTGGTAAGACAGTTATAAATTGTCCGTATGCACCTGTAGCAGAATATGCATTTTGATACGCTCCTTTGTTATAAGGCCCATCCCAAATCCACCATAAGTAGCCATAACCAAAATGATAATAAGCCGTCCCTTCTTCAACAGCCTTCCTGTAAGGTGAAACAACAGAAGTTGTTCTTTTTACCCAGTCTGCCGGAATAATTTGCTCATCTTTCCATTTTCCGTTTCTCAACATCAAATAGCCGATTCTTGCCATATCTCTCGTTGAAAACCAAATATGATAAGCTAAGTATTTTGATCTTGTACTATCGCCAGTTTTGCGTTGCTCATTTATGTTCCAATCCTGCATTTTTAAAGGTTTTGCAAACATTGAATCAATGAGTTGATAAATAGTTTTACCTGTCCGCTGCTCCAAAATATACCCTGCAACATTAAAATCCCAGTTGTTATATAGCCAAAACTCACCTGGTTTAACACGTCCTCGTTTTGGCGCCATTGCCGATGCATCCCCCTCATTACTTGCGGCATGATAAACACCGGAACGGGCTGTAAGCAAATCTTTTATAGTAGCCTTTTTTTCTTCCGGCAACAAACCACCAACATCTTCAATATGCAACCGTTCAATTGTGGTTGAAAGATCAATTTCCCCACTTTCCACAAAAGGTCCGTACAACATTGACAAGATACTTTTTCTGCAGGATGCTATATAGCTTGTTTCTTTTGTATCGCCATAATCAAAAAGAATTTTTCCTGATTGGATTACAACTACGCCCGTCGCGTTTGTACTGTCAATAATGTATAACTTTAGCTTATTCAAACTTTCATTATTCCAACCATTTTTTGCCACGTTGGTTTCTGATTGCCACGAGCTATCGGGATATATATAATTGTCACTAGAACTGCTTTTTTCTTGTTGACCAAAAGCGAGGTGAGAAATAAATATTGCCAACAATAAAAGTCTTTGCATTGCTTTGTAAATTTTGAACTGGCTAAAATACGCTACTTTGAAATAGCAGAAATCATTTATAATGATTTATGCTCAACAGATCATCAACAATCTATGCTGTCCAGACTCCTTTGGTGCACGGTGAAGACAAGGAGGAACCTGACTTTCAGGATGATCAACCGCCAACCTCCACAGGTTACCGAGGCCTAAGCTTATTGTGCGCGCGGTAGGTTCAGCCTGATAGTGCAGATCAAAAAAATGTTCACTTAAAAATGCTTCAAAACCTTCATCCGCTCCCTGATACAGCTTTTTGAGTTCATCACGTATTTCTGGAATAAGCACCTTCTTTTTGCCCTGAGAATTTGGTAATATTTCACTCGGCTCGCCATAGTAAGTGCATAAAAAGGTATCAGTGGGTATAGGAGAGCGATCTACATGAAAAGAATAAACATCCGTTGGCAAAAACGGGAAGGTATCATCCCGATCATAATGGTTGATCACATTAAGGATTGGAGATGCGCCATGAGCCTTCAAAGCATTCAAGTCATTCAGAAGAATTTCACGGGCGAGCTGCCCTTGTTCACTCAACTGAAGTTCACAAAGTTCTTCCTGTTCAATTACCGTTATGTTTCCACTTAGCACTACCTTTTTAATAATCTCAGAAAAATCACCTGTTAACTTACGCGTCCAGCAAATCGCATTGATTATCCCACTAAATGGCGTAGCTACAAGATCATTAAAACTCGTGACACAGTGAACCTGATTCTCAGCGCGAGATAGATCTATCATAACCGTAAAGATAACAACAAAAGCCAACAGATAGTGTCCGGCCCTGAGCCAATGCAAAACAGCGCCATTTGAAGACAAAAGGCGCTGTTCCTCACTATAAAGCCCTATTAATCTTCCTTTGCTTCCGGAATTGATAAATAGACCCGGCTATAAATAGTATTAAAATAGCAAAGAGTGTTCTTCCTATTACAGGGTCGCTGATATCCTTTGCCAATGGATGCCCGACCGGAATACGGGTAAATGTTTCATTGACTGTTGGAAGCATTGACAGGAAGAAACTAAACGACAGAAAGAAATTTTCAAAATAACGGGCTTTGTTACTTTCTCTCTTTCGGGAAACAAGGGAATAGGCTGCTACGATCAGAATAATGATCAGTATAGAAAAAGCATGCCCCGGGTTAAATCCACCCTTCCTGGATATTCCCAACGCTGTTAATGACGTAACAAGCGTGCAATAAAAATAGACTTTGCCTGTAATTTGTCTTAAGTCAATTTTACCATATCGCACAAATGCTATCAATGCAGCGATAATGGCAATAACGCCTATAGCCGTATGAAAGATCCCTAAATTTGATAGTCCCATAATTTTAAGATTTAATGAATTAAGACACCATATGGGCCTCTGAACTAACAGGTATCCTCAGCACTTTCGATATCAGACAATTCTGCTCAGCACTTTTGGTAATGGCTTCAAATTCATTGGCGGTAATGCCTGGTACAGTGGCGGTGATAGAAAGATGTATACCTGTGATATCCAGGCCTTCCATGGATAAAATCGCCTCCGTATCCAATGACTCAGGGCTCAATCCCTTTTCTGTCAATGCAAAACAAACTGCCATTGTAAAGCACCCGGCATGCGCTGCCGCCAACAATTCTTCGGGATTGGTGCCTTTTCCTTCTCCTGTAAAACGAGTCTTGAAACTGTAGTTTGTTTTGTTTAAAACTTCACTTTGTGTGGCTAATT
This DNA window, taken from Chitinophaga niabensis, encodes the following:
- a CDS encoding serine hydrolase domain-containing protein, translating into MQRLLLLAIFISHLAFGQQEKSSSSDNYIYPDSSWQSETNVAKNGWNNESLNKLKLYIIDSTNATGVVVIQSGKILFDYGDTKETSYIASCRKSILSMLYGPFVESGEIDLSTTIERLHIEDVGGLLPEEKKATIKDLLTARSGVYHAASNEGDASAMAPKRGRVKPGEFWLYNNWDFNVAGYILEQRTGKTIYQLIDSMFAKPLKMQDWNINEQRKTGDSTRSKYLAYHIWFSTRDMARIGYLMLRNGKWKDEQIIPADWVKRTTSVVSPYRKAVEEGTAYYHFGYGYLWWIWDGPYNKGAYQNAYSATGAYGQFITVLPKLDLVIAFKTKYDYGRQTSTDLYLKFLDKLIAAREK
- a CDS encoding SDR family oxidoreductase — its product is MGQIYPYAIRFPVIVLAAHTSEIAVSILKENSMNYNNELNGKIALVTGGTKGAGRAIAERLLQAGATVIITARNAPENLTKNLHFISADLSTEPGTQKVVDEVLSKHKKLDILINNLGASETPGGGFAVLTDKDWEKTLQTNLLAPVRLDRGFLPQMLEQKNGVIIHIASIQGRLPLYDATLPYAAAKAGLINYSKGLSKEVTPKGVRVLTVSPGWIRTENVKYFLERIAHSSNCSIEEAQQSVIDALGGIPFGRPAEPEEVAELVGFLVSPKANYLTGTEFVIDGGTLPTI
- a CDS encoding Gfo/Idh/MocA family protein, which codes for MNRRSFLKNTAAGSLAFLLPFRSLAFSSDKKLRIAQVGLGAMGVNDLKSIASHPSVDVVALCDVDASKLAAVKAKYPNARIFADYREMFRSMGGDIDAVVVSTPDHAHAPVSLMAMEMNKNVYCQKPLTHYISESRKMEAVAAEKKLITQMGIQVHSFYDYKLATILIQKGIIGKVKKVIAWSPKVWGYDGPVPEGSDPVPEGLDWNLWLGTAKERPYKNGFYHPGNWRRCVDYGCGTLGDMGVHIFDTPYNALKLSVPLTVKNESRQPNDFGHAEKNHVTYIFPGTEYTAKTLEWVWYDGKGAPELQDELALPGGDALPDQGAMFIGENGQRLLLPHFMQLPRLIVSNKYEKIDLNKFDSAGEAGKPTVSYDIEGDKHYHEFVDACLGKSKCSAPFSYAAKLTEVILLGVIAARFPNQTLNWDGANARFKEEEANKYLSGEYRTF
- a CDS encoding winged helix-turn-helix transcriptional regulator, whose amino-acid sequence is MHERKTPLNLNCGLDLIGEVLYGKWKIRLLWFINEGHKRPSELQRKIPDASRRVLNVQLNELEAHDLIKKKVFAAAPPKVEYSMTPFGKTIIPIIGALGKWGDENEKRLRDLILNSKIKLHAENYNSIKQRKAIKYD
- a CDS encoding FecR family protein, whose product is MNDSLHNERYLLLAEKWLNGTITPAEEEEYAAWYNNISEDDALNVPASIATDREAHRKRVLQQINARRTPVVPLKSRNPLLRRLTAAAAVLLITSSIVYILMGNRKAKIDPTHSITNDIKPGTVGAVLTLSNGKTILIDTFSNGNIQVAAGNAVAKTDEGLAFDSTLSSGSIEYYTLQTPNARQQKLSLPDGSEVWLNAASSVRFPSTFGPTLREVEITGEVYFEVARDKTRPFIVKVNDAAIEVLGTHFNVMAYENESKLETTLLEGSVRFSRGRERVVLKPGQQSRLSSGNNISVVDKVDTEHVVAWKNGIQSFVDADLKTIMRQVERWYDIKVEYRGDIPRREFSGDIPRSASLSELLRLFEINNIHFTIDAEHKTLIVMP
- a CDS encoding OsmC family peroxiredoxin, giving the protein MKRTAKAHWTGSLKEGKGELATQSEVLNKTNYSFKTRFTGEGKGTNPEELLAAAHAGCFTMAVCFALTEKGLSPESLDTEAILSMEGLDITGIHLSITATVPGITANEFEAITKSAEQNCLISKVLRIPVSSEAHMVS
- a CDS encoding RNA polymerase sigma factor, producing MNYDCQSDTLLLELLKKGDDKAFTAMYNRYWDRLLFIAGIKFRDLAIAEEMVQDVFLDLWKRREELDITTGLEPYLAVSIKYKVINAQAKLKRAMEYQQYAVHHNPPQGSDTEEWLRFKELKHKLSRLVSALPEKCRITYQLSREEGLSQNEIAARLNVSKKAVEANLSRALKSLRKAFNQLTASMLTILP
- a CDS encoding nuclear transport factor 2 family protein, with protein sequence MNLPKVITDLVTAQNQYDSLAYANCFTETAVAFDEGKTHTGRKAIQEWIEEANKKYKSVMKPLSIAHEGKTSVLSAECSGTFDGSPIILKFHFDIKDGLIQTLKVTS